Proteins from a genomic interval of Solidesulfovibrio sp.:
- a CDS encoding DUF2318 domain-containing protein: MPHPVRSKLLASASLAACLALAALFSLPEPAGALLGLFSDTKTLSPTGDTVTIPLAEVSDGKAHFYALTAGGKEVRFFAVKTADGKVRTAFDACDVCYPEKKGYRQEGEFMVCVNCGRRFHVSKIGEVHGGCNPAPLASAVDGDGLRLSMAALTAGVTYF; the protein is encoded by the coding sequence ATGCCCCATCCCGTACGTTCCAAACTCCTGGCGAGCGCCAGCCTGGCCGCCTGTCTCGCCCTGGCCGCGCTTTTCAGCCTGCCCGAGCCGGCCGGCGCCCTGCTCGGCCTGTTTTCCGACACCAAGACCCTTTCGCCGACAGGCGACACGGTGACCATCCCCCTGGCCGAGGTGTCCGACGGCAAGGCCCATTTCTACGCCCTGACGGCCGGGGGCAAGGAAGTGCGCTTTTTCGCGGTCAAAACCGCCGACGGCAAGGTGCGCACGGCCTTCGACGCCTGCGACGTCTGCTATCCCGAGAAGAAGGGCTACCGCCAGGAAGGGGAATTCATGGTCTGCGTCAACTGCGGCCGCCGCTTCCATGTCAGCAAGATCGGCGAGGTCCACGGCGGCTGCAATCCCGCGCCCCTGGCCTCGGCCGTCGACGGGGACGGCCTGCGCCTGTCCATGGCCGCCCTGACCGCCGGCGTGACGTACTTCTAA
- a CDS encoding ABC transporter permease, translating to MNILTIPLRNLRRKLPRTLLMVAVFSIGVASVTALLELSKAVGESLEEKLAAYGANILVSPKTETLSVSYGGLALGDVSVDIRSLKEGETLAAIRGIHHKDRLSAVAPKFTLLTKVGDTPVGVIGVDFDQEMRIKSYWHETAGTLTPGEGELVAGAQAAARLGLGPGDTVTIKGQPFTVAGVLGETGSGDDGVLFTDIHALQRAAGQPDRVHFVEVAALCSGCPIEDITAQIAASLPGTDVKAMGQVVKSRMMTVDFVKRLALAVSGVILLTACVMIGLSVFSSVNERKNEIGLLRALGYSKGAIFTLMSLEGVVLGLLAAVAGQAAGFAASFKLMALLDLGGAVPSFEAGQFAAVFAAVALLSALASLPPALSAARIEPSQALVML from the coding sequence TTGAACATCCTGACGATCCCCCTGCGCAACCTGCGCCGCAAGCTGCCCCGCACCCTGCTGATGGTGGCGGTTTTCTCCATCGGCGTGGCTTCGGTCACGGCCCTGCTCGAACTGTCCAAGGCCGTGGGCGAGAGCCTGGAGGAGAAACTGGCCGCCTACGGGGCCAACATCCTGGTGAGCCCCAAAACCGAGACCCTGTCCGTGAGCTACGGCGGCCTGGCCCTGGGCGACGTGTCCGTGGACATCCGCTCCCTGAAGGAAGGCGAGACGCTGGCCGCCATCCGCGGCATCCACCACAAGGACCGCCTCAGCGCCGTGGCCCCGAAATTCACCCTGCTGACCAAGGTGGGCGACACGCCCGTGGGCGTGATCGGCGTGGATTTCGACCAGGAGATGCGCATCAAGAGCTACTGGCACGAAACGGCCGGCACCCTCACCCCCGGCGAGGGGGAGCTTGTGGCCGGCGCGCAGGCGGCGGCGCGCCTGGGCCTTGGGCCCGGCGACACGGTCACCATCAAGGGGCAGCCGTTTACCGTGGCCGGGGTGCTCGGCGAGACGGGCTCGGGCGACGACGGCGTGCTTTTCACCGACATCCACGCCCTGCAACGGGCGGCTGGCCAGCCGGACCGCGTCCATTTCGTGGAAGTGGCGGCCTTGTGCTCCGGCTGCCCCATCGAGGACATCACGGCCCAAATCGCGGCCAGCCTGCCCGGCACGGACGTCAAGGCCATGGGGCAGGTGGTCAAGAGCCGCATGATGACGGTGGATTTTGTCAAACGCCTGGCCCTGGCCGTTTCGGGCGTCATCCTGCTGACGGCCTGCGTCATGATCGGGCTGTCGGTTTTCTCCTCGGTCAACGAGCGCAAAAACGAGATCGGCTTGCTGCGCGCCCTGGGCTATTCCAAGGGGGCCATCTTCACGCTCATGAGCCTGGAGGGGGTGGTGCTGGGGCTTTTGGCGGCCGTGGCCGGCCAGGCGGCGGGATTCGCCGCCAGCTTCAAGCTCATGGCCCTGCTCGACCTCGGCGGCGCGGTGCCCAGCTTCGAGGCGGGGCAATTCGCGGCCGTGTTCGCGGCCGTGGCCCTGCTCTCGGCCCTGGCCTCGCTGCCGCCGGCCCTTTCGGCGGCGCGCATCGAGCCGTCCCAGGCGCTGGTCATGCTCTAA
- a CDS encoding ABC transporter ATP-binding protein, giving the protein MSLLIAENVVKAYAGAPEAPPVLRGVSLAIAAGEFACVVGRSGSGKSSLLNILSSLLSPDAGSVRYQGRDLAAMGERERNRLRATDFSMVFQMHHLLPYLTVRENVLTPFLSGLRPVSAARKRRALDCLARVGLADKADRLPGELSGGERQRVAIARGLVTEPTVLFADEPTGSLDGDTGGQIMDILKTLNAGGLTVVMVTHERAYAAMASRIIEIRDGRLARAN; this is encoded by the coding sequence ATGTCCCTGTTGATCGCCGAGAATGTCGTCAAAGCCTACGCCGGCGCGCCCGAGGCCCCCCCGGTGCTGCGCGGCGTGTCCCTGGCCATCGCGGCGGGCGAGTTCGCCTGCGTCGTCGGCCGCTCGGGCTCGGGCAAGTCCAGCCTGCTCAACATCCTTTCGAGCCTGCTGTCCCCGGACGCCGGCAGCGTCCGCTACCAGGGCCGGGACCTGGCCGCCATGGGCGAACGGGAACGTAACCGGCTGCGGGCCACGGACTTCTCCATGGTCTTCCAGATGCACCATCTGCTGCCCTACCTGACGGTGCGCGAAAACGTGCTGACCCCGTTCCTGTCGGGCCTGCGGCCGGTCAGCGCCGCCCGCAAGCGCCGCGCCCTGGACTGCCTGGCCCGGGTGGGGCTGGCCGACAAGGCCGACCGGCTGCCCGGGGAGTTGTCCGGCGGCGAACGCCAGCGCGTGGCCATCGCCCGGGGGCTGGTCACGGAGCCGACCGTCCTTTTCGCCGACGAACCCACCGGCAGCCTCGACGGTGACACCGGCGGGCAGATCATGGACATCCTCAAAACGCTCAACGCCGGCGGCCTCACCGTGGTCATGGTCACCCACGAACGGGCCTACGCGGCCATGGCCTCCCGGATCATCGAGATCCGCGACGGCCGGCTGGCCCGGGCGAACTGA
- a CDS encoding methyl-accepting chemotaxis protein: MGDLKLGVKLVGGFLVCAAITLVVGLVGLRGLSGVSRELTTVTDVAMPAVRDLQLIKIAGESVRVAQRTLLVPGLDSKDRARQFENIVNLRERYRQAWDEYDKLPKTPQAEGLWREFEPAWQEWVKINNGIFELAREWDKSDIDDPDALAAKIAQFRGDHYKLMSDAEALVLYGAPLPGGDDPTQCAFGRWLDTEGRDIANPTFKKTLADIRAIHDRLHATVAKIKDLVAKNAPREELAAVLRADVAPAVAATIGHFATLSEEVARVSALCSRIRHEAMVTVRDKQIRCFDLLDRLMAESQEAARLAKIDGEAAARRASVMSVSGIGVGVVLAVLLGVFISRMITKPVLLGVRAAEGLAAGDLNQRIALDQKDEIGALAEALRHMIAKLREVVGQVQSGAENVASGSEELSATTQSLSQGATEQAASVEEISSSMEQMTANIRQNADNAKQTEQIALATARDAREGGKAVAQTVAAMKQIAEKIGIIEEIARQTNLLALNAAIEAARAGEHGKGFAVVAAEVRKLAERSGNAAGEISELSSSSVDIAEKAGELLAAIVPDIQRTAELIQEITASSVEQNAGAEQVNRAIQQLDQVVQQNASASEEMASTAEELSSQALQLQETVSYFQLDAMSGRPRTAPPKALAAGRTPRKPAGPAKPAARPQQPARRGVNLDLGAEPSDDEFERF, translated from the coding sequence ATGGGCGATTTGAAGTTGGGCGTCAAACTGGTGGGCGGCTTCCTCGTGTGCGCCGCCATCACCCTGGTCGTGGGGCTTGTGGGACTGCGCGGCCTGTCCGGCGTCTCGCGGGAGCTCACCACGGTCACCGACGTCGCCATGCCCGCCGTGCGCGACCTGCAGCTTATCAAGATAGCGGGGGAATCCGTCCGCGTTGCCCAGCGCACCCTGCTCGTTCCCGGGCTCGACTCCAAGGACCGCGCCCGACAGTTCGAGAACATCGTCAACCTGCGGGAACGCTACCGCCAGGCCTGGGACGAATACGACAAGCTGCCCAAAACGCCCCAGGCCGAGGGGCTGTGGCGGGAGTTCGAGCCGGCCTGGCAGGAATGGGTCAAGATCAACAACGGCATCTTCGAGCTGGCCCGGGAGTGGGACAAATCGGACATCGACGACCCCGACGCCCTGGCCGCCAAGATCGCCCAGTTCCGGGGCGACCATTACAAGCTCATGAGCGACGCGGAGGCCCTGGTCCTCTACGGCGCCCCCCTGCCCGGCGGCGACGACCCGACCCAATGCGCCTTCGGCCGTTGGCTGGACACCGAGGGCCGCGACATCGCCAACCCGACCTTCAAAAAGACCCTGGCGGACATCCGGGCCATCCACGACCGCTTGCACGCAACCGTGGCCAAGATCAAGGACCTCGTCGCCAAAAACGCCCCCCGCGAGGAACTCGCCGCCGTGCTGCGCGCCGACGTCGCCCCGGCCGTGGCCGCCACCATCGGCCATTTCGCCACGCTGTCCGAGGAAGTGGCCCGGGTCTCGGCCCTGTGTTCCCGGATACGCCACGAAGCCATGGTCACGGTGCGCGACAAGCAGATCCGCTGCTTCGACCTCCTGGACCGCCTCATGGCCGAATCCCAGGAAGCGGCCCGCCTGGCCAAGATCGACGGCGAGGCCGCGGCCAGGCGGGCTTCCGTCATGTCCGTGTCCGGTATCGGCGTCGGCGTGGTGCTGGCCGTGCTGCTCGGCGTCTTTATTTCCCGCATGATCACCAAGCCGGTGCTCCTTGGCGTCAGGGCCGCCGAGGGCCTGGCCGCCGGCGACCTCAACCAGCGTATCGCGCTGGACCAGAAGGACGAAATCGGCGCCCTGGCCGAGGCGTTGCGCCACATGATCGCCAAATTGCGGGAAGTCGTCGGTCAGGTCCAGTCCGGGGCGGAAAACGTGGCCTCGGGTTCCGAGGAGCTCTCCGCCACCACCCAGAGCCTGTCCCAGGGCGCCACGGAGCAGGCGGCCAGCGTCGAGGAAATTTCCTCCTCCATGGAACAGATGACCGCCAACATCCGGCAGAACGCCGACAACGCCAAGCAGACCGAGCAGATCGCCCTGGCCACGGCAAGGGATGCCCGGGAAGGCGGCAAGGCCGTGGCCCAGACCGTGGCGGCCATGAAGCAGATCGCGGAAAAAATCGGCATCATCGAGGAGATCGCCCGCCAGACCAACCTGCTGGCCTTAAACGCCGCCATCGAGGCGGCCCGGGCCGGCGAGCACGGCAAGGGCTTCGCCGTGGTGGCCGCCGAGGTGCGCAAACTGGCCGAACGCAGCGGCAACGCCGCCGGCGAGATCAGCGAACTGTCCTCCTCGAGCGTCGACATCGCCGAAAAGGCCGGGGAACTGCTGGCCGCCATCGTGCCCGACATCCAGCGCACCGCCGAACTGATCCAGGAGATCACGGCCTCGAGCGTGGAGCAAAACGCCGGCGCTGAGCAGGTCAACCGGGCCATCCAGCAACTCGACCAGGTCGTCCAGCAAAACGCCTCGGCTTCCGAGGAAATGGCTTCCACGGCCGAGGAACTCTCCAGCCAAGCCCTGCAACTCCAGGAGACGGTGTCCTACTTCCAGCTCGACGCCATGTCCGGGCGGCCCCGCACCGCGCCGCCCAAGGCCCTGGCCGCGGGCAGGACGCCGCGCAAGCCGGCCGGCCCGGCCAAGCCGGCCGCCCGGCCGCAGCAGCCGGCCAGACGCGGTGTCAACCTCGACCTCGGGGCCGAGCCCTCCGACGACGAGTTCGAGCGCTTCTAG
- a CDS encoding DUF1566 domain-containing protein: protein MGPLPEDVATGGPGNPDVATPPAAAARPVVPPTDQTRCHDPAGRQVPCPGSGQDAAFPHPADALAGRFVPTGPGLVTDSATGLLWPVDAGLGGFPMPWAEALAFAAGLAREGALGRADWRLPNRRELRSLVSYGQARPSLPLGHPFRNVFAGWHWTSTTAAPAPAYAWYVHFEGGRMFYGRKDQDCLCWPVAGTCLLPRTGQGRCFDEAGRETACAATGQDGELRSGLAWPVPRFSPAPGGAAGVLDGLTGLVWAGRADAGHGPVTWARALGLAAAYGGGGWRLPDINELESLVDAAAADPALPAGHPFTGLGEAYWSSTTSAFDTSWAHALYLRKGAVGVGVKSAREFLAWPVRGPVASWG from the coding sequence ATGGGGCCACTGCCCGAGGATGTCGCGACAGGCGGCCCGGGCAATCCGGATGTCGCGACGCCGCCCGCCGCTGCCGCCAGGCCGGTCGTGCCGCCCACGGACCAGACGCGCTGCCATGACCCGGCCGGCCGCCAGGTCCCTTGCCCCGGCAGCGGCCAGGACGCCGCCTTTCCCCATCCCGCCGACGCCCTGGCCGGCCGGTTCGTTCCCACCGGGCCAGGGCTGGTCACCGATTCGGCCACCGGGCTGCTGTGGCCCGTGGATGCGGGCCTTGGCGGATTCCCCATGCCCTGGGCCGAGGCCCTGGCCTTCGCCGCCGGACTGGCTCGGGAAGGGGCGCTGGGCCGCGCCGACTGGCGGCTGCCCAACCGCCGGGAACTGCGCAGCCTCGTTTCCTACGGCCAGGCCCGGCCGTCGCTGCCCCTGGGGCATCCCTTCCGCAATGTTTTCGCCGGCTGGCACTGGACCTCCACCACGGCCGCGCCCGCCCCGGCCTACGCCTGGTACGTGCACTTCGAGGGGGGGCGGATGTTTTACGGCCGCAAGGACCAGGACTGCCTGTGCTGGCCCGTGGCCGGGACGTGCCTTCTGCCGCGAACCGGCCAGGGGCGTTGCTTCGACGAGGCGGGGCGTGAGACGGCCTGCGCGGCCACGGGCCAGGACGGGGAGCTGCGATCGGGTCTGGCCTGGCCGGTTCCGCGTTTTTCGCCCGCGCCCGGAGGGGCGGCGGGCGTCCTCGACGGCCTGACCGGCCTGGTCTGGGCCGGCCGGGCCGACGCCGGCCACGGCCCCGTCACCTGGGCACGAGCCCTTGGCCTGGCCGCGGCCTACGGAGGGGGCGGCTGGCGGCTGCCCGACATCAACGAACTGGAATCCCTGGTCGACGCGGCGGCGGCCGATCCGGCCCTGCCCGCCGGCCATCCCTTCACGGGCCTGGGCGAAGCCTATTGGTCGTCCACCACCAGCGCCTTCGACACATCCTGGGCCCACGCCCTCTACCTCCGCAAGGGGGCGGTGGGCGTGGGCGTCAAGAGCGCGCGCGAATTCCTGGCCTGGCCCGTGCGCGGGCCGGTGGCCTCGTGGGGCTGA
- a CDS encoding C-GCAxxG-C-C family protein, producing MSDVAARAARLFAGSYNCCQAVLLAFCVPLGLGEETAARLGTGFGLGMARGGACGAVSGAVLVLGLCGGGGGPTGAAAKAATYARARFFYDRFIERHGSLVCRDLIGLDPTTPEGLERAGREGRFHSICLPLVRDAAALARDIAAGAGLLPGRGG from the coding sequence ATGTCGGATGTCGCGGCGCGCGCGGCCCGGTTGTTCGCCGGAAGCTATAATTGCTGCCAGGCGGTGTTGCTGGCTTTTTGCGTTCCCCTGGGCCTGGGCGAGGAGACGGCCGCCCGGCTGGGCACGGGATTCGGCCTGGGCATGGCCCGGGGTGGGGCCTGCGGCGCGGTGTCCGGGGCGGTCCTGGTGCTGGGGCTGTGCGGCGGCGGTGGCGGACCGACCGGCGCGGCGGCCAAGGCGGCCACCTACGCCCGGGCACGTTTCTTTTACGACCGCTTCATCGAGCGGCACGGTTCGCTGGTCTGCCGCGACCTCATCGGCCTGGATCCCACCACGCCCGAGGGACTGGAGCGGGCCGGCCGCGAGGGGCGCTTCCACTCGATCTGCCTGCCCCTGGTGCGCGACGCGGCGGCCCTCGCCCGGGACATCGCCGCCGGCGCCGGCCTGCTCCCGGGCCGAGGCGGTTGA
- a CDS encoding FeoA family protein, whose protein sequence is MNLESSEACFGLRRLLVGQKARICRVEAAGELGRRLRDMGLVPGTEVAVVGRAPLKDPVALRLRDFTLTLRNNEADHIVVMPL, encoded by the coding sequence ATGAATCTGGAGAGCAGCGAGGCCTGTTTCGGCCTGCGACGGTTGCTGGTGGGGCAGAAGGCCCGTATCTGCCGGGTGGAGGCGGCCGGTGAACTGGGGCGGCGCCTGCGCGACATGGGCCTGGTGCCGGGCACCGAGGTCGCCGTGGTCGGCCGGGCGCCGCTGAAGGACCCCGTGGCCCTGCGCCTGCGGGACTTCACCCTGACCCTTCGCAACAACGAGGCCGATCATATCGTGGTCATGCCGCTTTGA
- a CDS encoding FeoA family protein produces the protein MAPLESLTHFPAGSRVRVETLCDCPKARGRLCAMGITPGTVVEITACCGGPVCLRARGSCFSIGHGLAEKVLGRLDVPVLQVA, from the coding sequence ATGGCCCCCCTCGAAAGCCTGACCCATTTTCCCGCCGGTAGCCGCGTGCGTGTCGAAACGTTGTGCGATTGCCCCAAGGCCCGGGGACGGCTGTGCGCCATGGGGATCACCCCGGGCACGGTGGTGGAGATCACGGCCTGTTGCGGCGGGCCGGTCTGTCTGCGGGCTCGCGGTTCCTGCTTTTCCATCGGTCACGGCCTGGCCGAGAAGGTCCTGGGGCGTTTGGACGTCCCCGTCCTTCAGGTCGCGTAA
- a CDS encoding ABC transporter permease subunit: MAVAVPLFFLLGVPLGYGLGRGRGRLVAALDFLVSLPLVLPPMAVGFFLLLLLGREGVLGASLQRWFGLEIVFGFPGLALAAVTAGIPLMVRPIQAAVRGDLMRLVELSAVLGKSPLTTFVRVVMPHCRKSIAAGLFLATGRALGEVGVSLLLGGDIIGRTNTVSLEIYNAVFTGDFLRAGLLSGLLAAVSLALVLALKRTGSG, translated from the coding sequence ATGGCCGTCGCGGTTCCCCTGTTTTTCCTTTTGGGCGTCCCGCTGGGCTATGGGCTTGGCCGGGGGCGCGGCCGGCTGGTCGCCGCCCTGGATTTCCTGGTTTCCCTGCCCCTTGTGCTGCCGCCCATGGCCGTGGGCTTTTTCCTGCTGCTGCTGCTGGGGCGCGAGGGGGTCTTGGGGGCCTCTCTCCAGCGCTGGTTCGGCCTGGAGATCGTCTTCGGCTTTCCCGGCCTGGCCCTGGCCGCGGTCACGGCGGGCATTCCGCTCATGGTGCGCCCGATCCAGGCGGCCGTGCGCGGCGACCTCATGCGCCTGGTCGAACTTTCGGCCGTGCTCGGCAAATCGCCTCTGACCACCTTCGTGCGCGTGGTCATGCCCCACTGCAGGAAAAGCATCGCCGCCGGGCTGTTTTTGGCCACGGGCCGAGCCCTTGGCGAAGTGGGCGTGAGCCTGCTTTTGGGCGGCGACATCATCGGCCGCACCAACACCGTGTCCCTGGAAATCTACAATGCCGTGTTCACCGGCGATTTCCTGCGGGCGGGCCTGTTGTCCGGCCTGTTGGCCGCCGTGTCCCTGGCCCTGGTCCTCGCGCTCAAACGCACGGGGAGCGGTTAG
- the modA gene encoding molybdate ABC transporter substrate-binding protein: protein MRRIVLTLALVLCLAGNALAENLLVAAGAGYKKLVTDLAAAFEKGSGVKTELSFGNMGQVTTQAKAGGVIDVVVGEKGFLEAAGLSFAGTAPIGRGILVVAWPKGKTLAAPADIAKPEVKRLAMPDPQKAIYGKAAAEYLEKSGLAKAVADKLLVVATVPQVTTYVVSGEVDAGFINRTDVTGLGERIGGFLEVDPALYAPIEIVAGSLAGAPHAAAAGKFAAFLATDEAKAIAVKNGM from the coding sequence ATGCGACGCATCGTCCTGACCCTGGCCCTGGTCCTGTGCCTGGCCGGCAACGCCCTGGCCGAAAACCTGCTCGTGGCCGCCGGGGCGGGCTATAAAAAGCTCGTCACCGATCTGGCCGCCGCCTTCGAGAAAGGCAGCGGCGTCAAGACCGAACTGTCGTTCGGCAACATGGGCCAGGTCACGACGCAAGCCAAGGCCGGCGGCGTCATCGACGTCGTCGTCGGCGAGAAGGGCTTCCTGGAGGCCGCGGGCCTGTCCTTCGCCGGCACCGCCCCCATCGGCCGAGGCATCCTGGTCGTGGCCTGGCCCAAGGGCAAGACGCTGGCCGCCCCGGCCGACATCGCCAAACCCGAGGTCAAGCGCCTGGCCATGCCCGACCCGCAAAAGGCCATCTACGGCAAGGCCGCCGCCGAGTACCTGGAGAAGTCCGGCCTGGCCAAGGCCGTGGCCGACAAGCTGCTGGTCGTGGCCACCGTGCCGCAGGTCACCACCTACGTCGTCAGCGGCGAGGTGGACGCGGGCTTCATCAACCGCACCGACGTCACGGGCCTGGGCGAGCGCATCGGCGGCTTCCTGGAAGTCGACCCCGCCCTCTACGCGCCCATCGAGATCGTGGCCGGGTCGCTGGCCGGCGCGCCCCATGCCGCGGCGGCGGGGAAGTTCGCCGCCTTCCTGGCCACGGACGAGGCCAAGGCCATCGCCGTCAAAAACGGGATGTAG
- a CDS encoding ATP-binding cassette domain-containing protein codes for MTLSARLVKKLPHFTLDVELACAPGNILAVTGPSGSGKTTVLRLLAGLDEPDAGRISLGGEVWRDVAAGVRRPARKRGVGLVFQEYSLFPHMTLARNVAYATKDAAFAAHLLELFGIAHLAGSRPGGMSGGERQRGALCQALARRPKALLLDEPFSALDAATRASLRDTLLAVRERFAIPIVHVTHDLAEAALLGDRVVTINRGRIDPNWFARQLALYRQERQALLARFDGERPGEAAVVPPRKVSKEERPCDASS; via the coding sequence ATGACGCTTTCGGCCCGGCTGGTCAAAAAGCTCCCGCATTTCACCCTGGACGTGGAGCTTGCCTGCGCGCCGGGCAACATCCTGGCCGTGACCGGGCCGTCCGGCTCGGGCAAGACGACCGTGCTGCGCCTGCTGGCCGGCCTGGATGAACCCGACGCCGGCCGGATCAGCCTTGGCGGCGAGGTCTGGCGCGACGTGGCCGCCGGGGTGCGCCGGCCGGCCAGAAAGCGGGGAGTGGGCCTGGTCTTTCAGGAATATTCGCTGTTTCCCCACATGACCCTGGCCCGCAACGTGGCCTATGCCACGAAGGACGCCGCCTTCGCCGCCCATCTGCTCGAGCTTTTCGGCATCGCCCACCTCGCCGGCAGCCGGCCGGGGGGCATGTCCGGCGGCGAGCGCCAGCGCGGGGCGCTGTGCCAGGCCCTGGCCCGCCGGCCCAAGGCGCTCCTTCTGGACGAACCCTTTTCCGCCCTGGACGCCGCCACCCGGGCCAGCCTGCGCGATACGCTCCTGGCCGTGCGGGAGCGCTTCGCCATCCCCATCGTGCACGTGACCCACGACCTGGCCGAGGCGGCGCTGCTCGGCGACCGGGTCGTGACCATCAACCGCGGACGGATCGATCCGAACTGGTTCGCCCGGCAGCTGGCGCTCTACCGCCAGGAGCGGCAGGCCCTGCTCGCCCGTTTCGACGGGGAAAGGCCGGGCGAGGCGGCGGTCGTGCCACCGCGAAAGGTTTCCAAGGAGGAACGCCCATGCGACGCATCGTCCTGA
- a CDS encoding alpha/beta hydrolase family protein, with amino-acid sequence MATFVCVHGAFQGGWVFRNTADALFSLGHAVHSPTFSGCGHHRGRLAKDLGLADYVRELTAYLELYDLRDVILVAHSYSGIVCAAAMPGLLPRLAAFVSLEGIIPKPGASFADLGGEPFRAMLAARRLDDDLVSPWPAAMFGVAGAPDEDWFMSRLAPFPMAAFTDPVPADELVFPAKHHYVRCLDNPNPMLAAMAERARGLGFSMHELRTGHCPQITVPVDVARLLAAIAENGAP; translated from the coding sequence ATGGCGACGTTTGTCTGCGTGCACGGTGCGTTTCAGGGTGGCTGGGTCTTCCGCAACACGGCCGACGCCCTGTTTTCCCTGGGCCATGCGGTCCACTCCCCCACGTTTTCGGGCTGCGGCCACCACCGTGGCCGCCTGGCCAAGGACCTGGGCCTGGCCGACTACGTCCGGGAACTGACGGCCTACCTGGAGCTCTACGACCTGCGCGACGTCATCCTCGTCGCCCACAGCTATTCGGGCATCGTCTGCGCCGCGGCCATGCCCGGACTCCTGCCCCGGCTGGCGGCCTTCGTCTCCCTGGAGGGCATCATCCCCAAGCCGGGCGCCTCGTTCGCCGACCTCGGCGGCGAGCCTTTCCGGGCCATGCTCGCCGCGCGGCGCCTGGACGACGATCTGGTTTCCCCCTGGCCGGCGGCCATGTTCGGCGTGGCCGGCGCCCCGGACGAGGACTGGTTCATGTCGCGCCTCGCCCCTTTCCCCATGGCCGCCTTCACCGACCCGGTGCCGGCCGATGAACTGGTTTTCCCGGCCAAGCACCATTACGTGCGCTGCCTGGACAACCCCAACCCCATGCTCGCGGCCATGGCCGAGCGCGCCCGGGGGCTGGGATTTTCCATGCACGAGCTGCGCACCGGCCACTGCCCGCAGATCACCGTGCCCGTGGACGTGGCCAGGCTGCTGGCCGCCATCGCCGAAAACGGAGCGCCCTAA
- a CDS encoding TOBE domain-containing protein, whose protein sequence is MSTSEDNILDRLARFDAPALERLIEQAEALLAQKDDRPPRRHHPGSGPCQAALFKVPRDIRYLDTEQIDRLGAAFDTWRDAARTAPIRRARERMRLVYLMLRHSGGKLGEVLAINENTDIDMGQSTVTLGGGKPDEVARRVIVPKPFLEEVRRFAASPANRHVRGELFKLDPGFVRRKLYEQAVKADLPPGRVSPTSLRHSRAVELLRGGVPLPVVQVMLGHSSLVLTSIYCSFSDQDCQRILNHCVTKESRMKTSARNTFFGTVSSVRKSPLLTEISLAVQNGFEVVSVITNESFERLGLTEGGQVTALVKAPWVLLGKDEYKARTSARNCFPGRVTGIRGDGVAVEIMGMLDGGTPMCALITAESVESLDIKEGDMVWFFFKAFSVILSTD, encoded by the coding sequence ATGAGTACCTCCGAAGACAACATTCTGGACAGGCTCGCCCGTTTCGACGCCCCGGCGCTGGAACGGCTCATCGAACAGGCCGAAGCCCTGCTCGCCCAGAAGGACGACCGTCCTCCCAGGCGCCACCATCCGGGAAGCGGCCCCTGCCAGGCGGCGCTTTTCAAGGTCCCGCGCGACATCCGCTACCTGGACACCGAACAGATCGACCGGCTGGGCGCCGCCTTCGACACCTGGCGCGACGCGGCCCGCACCGCGCCCATCCGCCGGGCCCGGGAGCGCATGCGCCTGGTCTACCTGATGCTGCGCCACAGCGGCGGCAAGCTCGGGGAAGTGCTGGCGATCAATGAAAACACGGACATCGACATGGGGCAGTCCACGGTCACCCTGGGCGGCGGCAAGCCCGACGAAGTCGCCCGGCGGGTGATCGTGCCCAAACCGTTTCTCGAGGAAGTGCGCCGGTTCGCGGCAAGTCCGGCCAATCGGCACGTGCGCGGGGAGCTTTTCAAGCTCGACCCGGGCTTCGTGCGCCGCAAGCTCTACGAGCAGGCCGTCAAGGCCGACTTGCCGCCCGGCCGCGTCAGTCCCACGTCCCTGCGGCATTCCCGGGCCGTGGAACTGTTGCGCGGCGGCGTGCCCCTGCCCGTGGTCCAGGTCATGCTCGGCCATTCGAGCCTGGTGCTCACCTCCATCTACTGCTCCTTTTCCGATCAGGATTGCCAGCGCATCCTCAACCACTGCGTCACCAAGGAGAGCCGCATGAAAACCAGCGCCCGCAACACCTTTTTCGGTACCGTCAGCAGCGTGCGCAAAAGCCCCTTGCTGACCGAGATTTCCCTGGCCGTGCAAAACGGGTTCGAGGTCGTGTCCGTCATCACCAACGAGAGCTTCGAGCGCCTGGGCCTGACCGAGGGCGGCCAGGTGACGGCCCTGGTCAAGGCGCCCTGGGTGCTTCTGGGCAAGGACGAGTACAAGGCCCGCACCAGCGCGCGCAACTGCTTCCCCGGCCGGGTGACCGGCATCCGGGGCGACGGCGTGGCCGTGGAGATCATGGGCATGCTCGACGGCGGCACGCCCATGTGCGCGCTTATAACCGCCGAATCCGTGGAGAGCCTGGACATCAAGGAAGGCGACATGGTCTGGTTTTTCTTCAAGGCCTTCAGCGTCATCCTCAGCACCGACTAG